CTTCCCCGGCGATGACGTTCCCGTTATCCGTGGTTCAGCTAAGGTTGCTCTTGATTGCCCCAGCAAGGACATCAACGCTCCCGAATATGCTTGCATCATAGAGCTTATGAATGCAGTTGACGATTACATTCCTACTCCTGATCGTAAGGCTGATCTCCCCTTCCTTATGCCTGTTGAGGATACTATGACAATTTCCGGTCGTGGTACAGTTGCTACAGGTAGAGTTGAGAGAGGTATCCTCAAGCTCAACGATACAGTTGAAATCACAGGTCTTACAGACGAGCCTAAGCAGACAGTTGTAACAGGTATCGAAATGTTCCGTAAGCTCCTTGACTTCGCTGAAGCAGGTGACAACATCGGTACACTTCTCCGTGGTATCCAGAGAAACGAAATCGAGCGTGGTCAGGTTCTCTGCAAGCCCGGTTCAATCCACCCCCACAAGAAGTTCAAGGGTCAGGTTTACGTATTAAAGAAAGAAGAAGGCGGACGTCATACTCCTTTCTTCTCAAACTACAGACCTCAGTTCTTCTTCAGAACAACTGACGTTACAGGTGTTATCACACTTCCCGCTGACAAGGAAATGTGCATGCCCGGCGATAACGTAACAATGGATGTTGAGCTTATCACTCCTATCGCTATTGAAGAAGGTCTCCGTTTCGCTATCCGTGAAGGCGGCAGAACTGTTGGTTCAGGCGTAGTTACAGCTATCAACGAATAATTTGAGATTTTAACATCTTATATAAGACGATATCCGCTTTCACAAGCGGATATTGTTTTTATATAATTCTTTTCGAGAGGTTTTTATGCAGCTTCCTGAATATGTTTATGAGATATTACAAAAACTTAATAACAACGGGTATGAAGCGTACTGCGTCGGTGGCTGTGTAAGAGATTATCTGCTCGGTCAATGTCCGGAAGACTATGATGTAACGACATCTGCACTGCCCGAACAGATAATAGAAGTTTTTGATGGATACCGTTTGCTGACGGTTGGATTAAAGCACGGAACCGTAACGGTAATAATCAATAAGCATCCGGTAGAAATCACAACTTACAGAATCGACGGCGAATATATCGATCACCGCCATCCTTCAAAAGTCGGATTTACTCCGAATCTTGCCGATGATCTTGCAAGAAGGGATTTAACGATCAATGCAATAGCGTATAATGATAAGGTCGGTATGGTCGATTTGTACGGCGGAGCAGAGGACCTGAAAAACGGCATTATAAGATGCGTCGGAGATCCGATGAAACGCTTTGACGAGGACGGTTTAAGGATTCTCCGTGCCTTGCGTTTTGCGTCACGCTATGGTTTTAGCATTGATAAGGCAACATCGGACGCTATTCACAGACAGAAATTCCTGCTTTCATTTATTTCTGCGGAGCGGATAAATAGTGAGCTGTGCGGAATACTTACCGGCGATTGCTATGACATTCTCCGCAATTACAGCGATGTTATCTGCGAGATTATTCCCGAGATGTATCCGTGCATAGGCTTTGAACAGCATTCGAAGTATCACAATAAGACGGTTTACGGTCATATAGTTGCTACCGTAGCTGCTGCTGAGCCTACTGTAGAAGCTCGCCTTACAATGCTTTTGCACGATATAGGCAAGCCTGACAGCTTTTTTATGAAGGATGGTGCAGGCCATTTTTACGGTCATGCCGATGTCAGCTGTAAAATTGCTGAAAAAATACTTGAAAGATTGCGTTTCAGCAATAAAATTAAAGACGAGGTATTGTTTTTAATCGAAAATCATGGTATAGTTATTAACGATGATATTCGCAGTATAAGAAGAGGCGTTGCACGTTACGGTGCGGAGCGTTTTCTTAAACTGATAAAGGTACATTATTATGACACCTGCGGAAAATCACCTGCATATTTCGGCGAAAAAGCGCTTTTTGACAGCATCGAAAAGCATACGAGGGAGTTTCTTCAAAACGAACCGCCTATGAGCCTTAAACAGCTTAAAGTCAACGGTTCCGATATTTCACGGCTTGGCTTTACGGGTAAAGAAATCGGGAAGGCTCTCAATTTTCTGCTTGAACAGGTTGTAAACGGAAATTGCAAAAATGATAAGGATAGCCTTTTGGCTTTGATAGAAAATAATTATTTGTAAACGGAAAGGATTAAGAGTATGTCTGCTACCGATATTGGAATTGATTTAGGCACGGCGAATGTTATAATTACGCTTGGAAACAAGGGCATCGTTGTCAATGAGCCGTCTGTTGTTGCTTATGATAAAAAGAAACACTGTGTTCTTGCCGTAGGAAACGAAGCGTACAAAATGATAGGCAGAACGCCCGAATATATTGTTGCGGTAAAACCGCTCAAAGACGGTGTTATCTCTGATAATGAGATGACGGAAGCAATGATAATCGAATTTATCAGAAAGGTTATCGGACGAATTGTTAAGCCGAGAATTATTCTTTGCGTCCCTTCGTCTGTTACCGATGTCGAAAACAGAGCTGTAGTTGAGGCTGCGCTTTGTGCCGGTGCAAGAAAGGTATTTATTATAGAAGAACCTATTGCCGCACTGCTCGGTGCAGGTATTGATATTTCAAAGCCTAACGGCACAATGGTTGTCGATGTCGGCGGAGGAACGGCTGATATTGCGGTTGTTTCGTTCAATGGTATTGTAAAAAGCTGTTCGCTTAAGATGGCAGGTAATAAGTTTGATGCGGCCATCATAAGAGGCGTTACGATGAAATACAAAATACTTATCGGTGAAAAGACGGCAGAGCAGGCAAAAAAAGAAATCGCCAACGTATTTAATCCGACAGGCGATGTGAAAATAACCGTAAAGGGCAGACATCTTATAAAAGGCCTTCCCGAAAGCGTTGAGATCAGCGATAAGGATATGTACGATTTTCTGCATGACAGCGTAATGGAGATAGTCGATAAGATAAAGGAAGTATTTGAGCAGACCCCTCCCGAGCTTGTGGGCGATATTCTGACAAACGGCATAGTGCTGACAGGCGGCGGAGCAATGCTCAAGGGCTTCACGGATCTTGTAACCGAAGCTGTCGGTGCACCGTGCTATGTTGCGGACGATCCGATAGAATGTGTTGCAAAGGGAGTTGCGAAGGCATTCGATTATACAGATGATCTTCTTGACGGCTTTGAGAAGATTTCGCTGTACAGATATAAATAAGATATATGCTTAAGCACGGAAATACGTTTCCGTGCTTTTGAAATAACGATTTTGGCGTTCAACCTGACTTTTAGATTGGTTGTAACAGATAAAATGTGCTATTATATTAATGTCAGACGGAGGTATTTTTATGTCGCAGATTGATATACGTTTCTTTTCACGGTCGCTCAACCGTTATACTTCATTCAAAATGTATATTCCCGATGATAAGCGCAATTACGGCGGGGTTTATGATAAGCAGAATATGAAAACACTGTTCATTCTGCATGGTTACACACAGGACGGCTACAACTGGATACCGGAATATATTTCGGAAAAATACAATTTTGCCGTAGTGATTCCTCACGGCGAAAACTCATTCTGGCTTGACGGATTATCTACAGGGCATAAGTATTGCACTTATGTCGGTGAAGAGCTTATCGACTATATACGAAATACATTCGGTCTTGCACAGACTGCAGAAGATACTGCAATAATGGGATATTCAATGGGCGGCTTCGGTGCGCTTCATACTGCATTCACTTATCCCGATACATTCGGTAAGGTGTGTGCAATGTCATCCGCACTTATTGTTCATGAAATAGCAGGTATGAAGGACGGCGGTGACAATGGGGTGGCAAATTACGCATATTACCATGAATGCTTCGGAAACCTTGACGAAGTTGTCGCAAGCGATAACAATCCTGAAATTCTTGTAAAGCGGCTTTCACAAGAAAATAAGAAAATACCGCAGATATATACGGCTTGCGGCACAGAGGACTTTCTGCTTGAAAACAACAGGCAGTTTCACAGATTCCTTGACAGTAATAATATACCTCACGTTTACTTTGAAAGCGGCGGCGGTCACGATATGACATTCTGGAGTGAGTATGTAGTTAAGTTTACTGATATGATGTTCGGAAAATAAGCAAAAATTATACCCACAAGCGATATTTTCGCCTGTGGGTACATTTTTTCAGACATCTTCCATCTGTTTTCCGAAATACATTGCGGCGGCTTCGACAAGAGCCTTTGTTTTTTCGTCAACAGCCGAATTTTCCTTATCCGACAGCATGATGACCGCTCCGTTGACATCTCCGTCTGCCATTATCGGCGCACAGGCAACGGCAAAGCGATCTACACCTTCAATGGGGTTCATTTTTACACCGTCTGCTGTACGGTAAAGAGATTTCCTTTGCTCGATAAGGTCTTCAAGCGAGCTTGATACCCTGCGTTCAAGCACTTCTTTTTTCTGAATGCCGGATGCGGCTATAACGTGGTCACGGTCGCATATAACTGTAGGCATCCCTCCGACTTTGTACAATACATCTGCGTACTGATCCGCCGTACCTGAAATTTCTCCGACAGGGGAGTATTTACGGAAAATTACTTCTCCGTCTACACTTGTATATATTTCAAGCGGTGTGCCTTCTCTTATTCTCATTGTTCGCCTTATCTCTTTAGGTATGACGACTCTTCCGAGGTCGTCAATACGTCTTACTATTCCCGTAGCTTTCATTATATAGTCATTCCTTTCTGAAGAAACGGTTTTTGATCCTGCAAACATATTATTCCTTGCCGTGTGTCAATTATTCAGAAATTTGTCACATATTGAAATTTATGCTCGCAAGCAGGTAACCCGGACTTTCAAAGAGAATTACTTTTAATATTGATTTTAAACTCTTTTTGTAGTATAATTAAAATCGTATGATTATCTTCCGGAGGTGTTACTGTGACTGCTGATGAAGAATATATGACTCTCTGTATCGAACTCGCAAAAAAGGCGGCGGAAAAAGGTGAGTGTCCTGTAGGCGCCATCGTAGTTGACAAGGACGGGAGAATAATCGGTGAAGGGTATAATATGCGTGAAGCCGAGCAGATGCCGACAGCTCATGCGGAGATAATCGCAATAGAACAAGCCGCCAAAGCTATGAACTCGTGGCGGCTTACGGAATGTACATTATATGTTACTCTTGAACCTTGTCCTATGTGTGCGGGCGCTATAATCAATTCCCGTATAAAAAGGCTGGTTTACGGTGCTTTTGATGAAAAGGGCGGGGCTTGCGCCTCGCTCATGGAAATATTCGATTATCCGTTCAACCATCGTCCGATGGTGAGAAGCAGAGTTTTGCAGGATGAATGCGCAAAGCTGCTTACGGAATTCTTTAAAGACCTCAGGACCTGAAATTGTCCGTAGCTGCGGACATTCCCGACAGGGCTTTTTTGTACAGCTTGTCGATTATAACAGCTAAGGCTGTTACTGTCACAGATAACGCTATGATTACGGAAACGATTTTTTTCATATAAAGTCCCTTTCTGCAGTGGTGTTAATCTGTATTTATACGGTCTAAACGCTTTTCTGCGTTCTTGATAAGGCTTAAAAGCGCTGTTCCTTGCTTGTCGTATTCGGCTTCTATTGAATTTGTTGTTATTGACGGTGCATTGTCTGCATCGTTTGCGGCATCTGCGGCAGCACCGACTTCAAGGCAGATTGCAGAATCTATAAGATGAAGTGCGGAAGTGGGCGATACGCCGAAAAGATTATCGTCGTTCTTTCTGTTTGCGTTATATGTTATCCTGAACGCTTTGTAGACGGAAAGAGTAAGCATTGACGAAACGCTCTTGCTGAGCTTTGATGATTTGATTTTCTGTAAAATCGAGAAAATCACTTCAATGCTGTTAGTTATCAGCTTTTTGTTAAGCGCAAGCATAATATCGCCCGATTTTGAATCACCGGACGAGTTTCCGTCGGGAATATCGCTTTCGGTAATTATACCGCCGTTGGAAACGGGCGAACGACCGAGCAGATAGTCAGTAGAAACGTTATAGTAGTCAGCCGCTTTTACAAGGAACTCAAGACCACATTCACGTTTGCCTTTTTCATAATGTGACAGGAGTGCCTGAGCGATGCCAAGATCGGCGGCAACCTGTTTTTGTGTAAGTCCACGTTCTTTGCGGAGCAGGGAAAGTATTCTTGGAAAATCGGTATTCATTATACGATATAACCTCTCTGATTCTGACAATATTCACACAGTATATTATAACGGAGTTATTCCCTATTGTAAAGCGTGATTTTATACAAAAAATCAAGTGCTTTTTTATGTAATAACTCTATAATAAAACAAAAAATCGCCGTAATCGGCATAATTATCAGTAAAAATCAACCGAAAGGAAGTAAAAAATGAAGAATTACAGACTTTATCTTATCCGTCACGGAATCACAAGCGGAAATCTTGAAGGAAAATATATAGGAACAACGGATCTGCCGCTTTGCGAAGAGGGGGAAGATGCTATATCGTCGCTTGCGGCTCTTGACGTTTACCCTAAGGTGCAGAAGGTTTATTCCAGTCCTCTCAAGCGTTGCTTGCAGACTGCCGACATTATTTATCCCGAACGTCTGCTTAAGCGTATCGATGGTATCGCAGAGCTTGACTTCGGGGAATACGAAGGAAAAACGCAAGCCGAGCTTCAGAGCGATGAAAAGTATCTCGAATGGCTGAAGGGCGGATATGATGCCGCACCTCCGAATGGTGAAAGCTACGGACATTTTACATTAAGATGCCTTGAAGGTCTTGAAGAAATATTCAAGGATATGATGGCAAACGAGGTTACATCAGCCGCCGCTATCACGCATTCAGGCGTTATTATGAATCTTCTTTCGGGATACGGTCTGCCCAAGATGAAGCCTATCGACTTTGCCTGCAATCAGGGCGAGGGATTTGAAATACAGCTAAGCACGTTCCTGTGGCAGCACGGACCCGTATTTGAAATCGTAGGAAAATTATTCTGAGAAAACGGAGATAAACAATGGATATTTTAAAGCAGCTGGCGGAAGAATTCAAGATAAGAAATACGCAGGTAGAAAACACGGTAAAGCTGATAGATGACGGCAATACGATCCCGTTTATTTCTCGCTACAGAAAAGAGATGACGGGAGGACTTGACGATCAGCTTTTGCGAGAACTCAGCGAAAGACTGACATACCTTCGTAATCTTGAAAGCAGGAAAGAAGAAGTAAAGTCGCTTATCGAAAGCGGAGGAAATCTTACCGACAAGATTACGCAGGATCTTTTAAACGCAAAGACGCTTGCTGAAGTCGAGGACATCTACAGACCCTTCAAGCCAAAGCGTAAGACAAGAGCAGGCATAGCAAAAGAAAAAGGACTTCAGCCTC
This window of the [Eubacterium] siraeum genome carries:
- the tuf gene encoding elongation factor Tu; translation: MAKQKFERTKPHVNIGTIGHVDHGKTTLTAAITKVLSLKGYAQFEAYDMIDKAPEERERGITINTAHVEYETDKRHYAHVDCPGHADYIKNMITGAAQMDGAILVVAGTDGPMAQTKEHILLAHQVGVPAIVVFINKCDDVDDPELLDLVEMDIRETLSEHDFPGDDVPVIRGSAKVALDCPSKDINAPEYACIIELMNAVDDYIPTPDRKADLPFLMPVEDTMTISGRGTVATGRVERGILKLNDTVEITGLTDEPKQTVVTGIEMFRKLLDFAEAGDNIGTLLRGIQRNEIERGQVLCKPGSIHPHKKFKGQVYVLKKEEGGRHTPFFSNYRPQFFFRTTDVTGVITLPADKEMCMPGDNVTMDVELITPIAIEEGLRFAIREGGRTVGSGVVTAINE
- a CDS encoding HD domain-containing protein; the protein is MQLPEYVYEILQKLNNNGYEAYCVGGCVRDYLLGQCPEDYDVTTSALPEQIIEVFDGYRLLTVGLKHGTVTVIINKHPVEITTYRIDGEYIDHRHPSKVGFTPNLADDLARRDLTINAIAYNDKVGMVDLYGGAEDLKNGIIRCVGDPMKRFDEDGLRILRALRFASRYGFSIDKATSDAIHRQKFLLSFISAERINSELCGILTGDCYDILRNYSDVICEIIPEMYPCIGFEQHSKYHNKTVYGHIVATVAAAEPTVEARLTMLLHDIGKPDSFFMKDGAGHFYGHADVSCKIAEKILERLRFSNKIKDEVLFLIENHGIVINDDIRSIRRGVARYGAERFLKLIKVHYYDTCGKSPAYFGEKALFDSIEKHTREFLQNEPPMSLKQLKVNGSDISRLGFTGKEIGKALNFLLEQVVNGNCKNDKDSLLALIENNYL
- a CDS encoding rod shape-determining protein, which translates into the protein MSATDIGIDLGTANVIITLGNKGIVVNEPSVVAYDKKKHCVLAVGNEAYKMIGRTPEYIVAVKPLKDGVISDNEMTEAMIIEFIRKVIGRIVKPRIILCVPSSVTDVENRAVVEAALCAGARKVFIIEEPIAALLGAGIDISKPNGTMVVDVGGGTADIAVVSFNGIVKSCSLKMAGNKFDAAIIRGVTMKYKILIGEKTAEQAKKEIANVFNPTGDVKITVKGRHLIKGLPESVEISDKDMYDFLHDSVMEIVDKIKEVFEQTPPELVGDILTNGIVLTGGGAMLKGFTDLVTEAVGAPCYVADDPIECVAKGVAKAFDYTDDLLDGFEKISLYRYK
- a CDS encoding alpha/beta hydrolase-fold protein, with the translated sequence MSQIDIRFFSRSLNRYTSFKMYIPDDKRNYGGVYDKQNMKTLFILHGYTQDGYNWIPEYISEKYNFAVVIPHGENSFWLDGLSTGHKYCTYVGEELIDYIRNTFGLAQTAEDTAIMGYSMGGFGALHTAFTYPDTFGKVCAMSSALIVHEIAGMKDGGDNGVANYAYYHECFGNLDEVVASDNNPEILVKRLSQENKKIPQIYTACGTEDFLLENNRQFHRFLDSNNIPHVYFESGGGHDMTFWSEYVVKFTDMMFGK
- a CDS encoding AbrB/MazE/SpoVT family DNA-binding domain-containing protein, with protein sequence MFAGSKTVSSERNDYIMKATGIVRRIDDLGRVVIPKEIRRTMRIREGTPLEIYTSVDGEVIFRKYSPVGEISGTADQYADVLYKVGGMPTVICDRDHVIAASGIQKKEVLERRVSSSLEDLIEQRKSLYRTADGVKMNPIEGVDRFAVACAPIMADGDVNGAVIMLSDKENSAVDEKTKALVEAAAMYFGKQMEDV
- the tadA gene encoding tRNA adenosine(34) deaminase TadA, with protein sequence MTADEEYMTLCIELAKKAAEKGECPVGAIVVDKDGRIIGEGYNMREAEQMPTAHAEIIAIEQAAKAMNSWRLTECTLYVTLEPCPMCAGAIINSRIKRLVYGAFDEKGGACASLMEIFDYPFNHRPMVRSRVLQDECAKLLTEFFKDLRT
- a CDS encoding helix-turn-helix transcriptional regulator; translation: MNTDFPRILSLLRKERGLTQKQVAADLGIAQALLSHYEKGKRECGLEFLVKAADYYNVSTDYLLGRSPVSNGGIITESDIPDGNSSGDSKSGDIMLALNKKLITNSIEVIFSILQKIKSSKLSKSVSSMLTLSVYKAFRITYNANRKNDDNLFGVSPTSALHLIDSAICLEVGAAADAANDADNAPSITTNSIEAEYDKQGTALLSLIKNAEKRLDRINTD
- a CDS encoding histidine phosphatase family protein — encoded protein: MKNYRLYLIRHGITSGNLEGKYIGTTDLPLCEEGEDAISSLAALDVYPKVQKVYSSPLKRCLQTADIIYPERLLKRIDGIAELDFGEYEGKTQAELQSDEKYLEWLKGGYDAAPPNGESYGHFTLRCLEGLEEIFKDMMANEVTSAAAITHSGVIMNLLSGYGLPKMKPIDFACNQGEGFEIQLSTFLWQHGPVFEIVGKLF